The DNA segment AGGCGATTCTATAACTTTTCCGCACCATCCTGATGCACATGGTACAACGTCAACACCAGGCTCACTCTCAATCATCGTCGCATTCATCGTGAAAGGATCCTTGCAGGATCCTCCCTCACCCCTCGATCGGCAATCGACACATCTTCGTAGTGCACCTGAAAGGTCACGTTGTTATTCACAAGGAAAAATAGACATGTTAATTAATGCAGCAGGTTTTCCCTGCGCCCGTCCTTTAATCATGAATTATGATCGGTATATTACGTCATTAAGCTCAATCGAGCCAACTCCCAGACGGAAAAAATAGtccagaggagaaaaaaaatctgaaacatTTTCATCGAACAAAATAACGTCCTCTTCTGCTTTTCaggatattaaattatttattggtaTTATCGGTATGCAATATTGTTTGCCCCAACGTTTGTGCCATCGAGGATAATGGTAACAGGTTGCAGATAATCGCAAAGTGAAAGTGAGAGATTTAAATGACTCACCATTGACACTTATTCCTAGACAAGAGAGGACCACCAAAGTGCAAAAGATCCGTTTGTTCTCCATCTTCGAGGGAATTGAAAAGAATTTTGACTCGTTGGAAtccttgaattaaattttgacaAGTACTGGAGAAACCATTCAGCGCACAGCCATGTTGAAGTGCCGACTGAGCCTTCTTCAGAAACCGGACATTCAGCGCTCCACTCTGGAGGCCTTTCActttgtgtctctctgtgttaAGGTCGTTGCACACTgaggaaatattattttttcaccgcTCTTTTATGCGGCTCGGGTTTCAAGTGGGAAGTTTGGGAGGTGACGATGGGTTGAGGATCGActggaggttttttttttttgcattagtCTTCGGCTTCGTCGATGGACACCTTCGTTGTGAATCTGTTCTTCTTTCTGCAAGCTATGATCAGCCCACCGCAGTAACAGAACGATGTGAGCAGGAAGATGAAGCCGAGGTAACCCATGTGACGAAAAAATGCTgggagataaataaataattatttttaaaggaggaaaaataattatttgtgtgcaacgagagaaaaatgttgtgaaatgcaataattgttttttaactGTTGTTTAACATAATCAGACAAAGTACCCTATAGTCGTgcaattttcccaaaaaaaatcaaattttacagaaattttatcaattcgatctcaatcaattcaatcaatattgttattaattcagttaacaataattaatttgaaaagcGGATTTCATTTAAAAGATTATCGCGTTCGAGATGCCCCGTGCGCATGCGCAGTGCTGGCTCTGGCAGTCAAGGACGATTAGTTCAGGCGTCGACATCCAGATGGCTTTTCCGAAAAATTGTAGCCTATTCGTTCGTTCTGTTTCTCGCAAGCAGTTGGTTACTACCATGTTTCGTATATATAAAGCAGGCGGATTTCAGGTTTCCGTACTTGCTTCGGCAGTACATATACTAAAATTGGAACGATACAGAGAAGATT comes from the Diachasmimorpha longicaudata isolate KC_UGA_2023 chromosome 11, iyDiaLong2, whole genome shotgun sequence genome and includes:
- the Rtv gene encoding uncharacterized protein Rtv, which codes for MENKRIFCTLVVLSCLGISVNGALRRCVDCRSRGEGGSCKDPFTMNATMIESEPGVDVVPCASGWCGKVIESPNLNNEYGTATQRMCLQRGPDDGEERCAYTIKNYKKVWMCFCNGDMCNNANSIKISGLFVFIASLIVMR